The genomic stretch ATTCGAGAAAACTTCTTTGTTATATGATAGTGTGAATGCTTACTttaaaacaacacttgttatgtATGTAAGTATGACTTTCAACAAAGAAACATCAATAAAAGCATGTAAACTGCAAGAATgtaaagtgcaggaatgtaacgtgcaagaatgtaaaatgcaggaatgtaaagtgcttcgaaataaaacaaaacagaaTAAAAGAAGTGCAGGAAtataaatgacagaaagtaaacgaaagcaGTAATAATGTAAAGTACAAATGTATTAAACTGGTgctggtgtcatacgtacatttctcagcgaactcgttctctaaacatttgatacttgagtgatttgtgagtgatttgtacaaaatgaacacccggaatcctaacattaaggcccttatttatactaatttcgaccctaacggtcctacactaatatgatgccacgttacccacaagaatccctgggatgccatttgtccttgtgcggttacacagactacttcgaaattcaaatcctcccgcctgaatcctctttcgacgcgtggcaacgtgatcaaaactgagaatgccacgaaaacacgttaagcctCAGTACCTTACCTAGTTCGCGAAAATGTTTAAGTCTCAAAATGATTCTCTTTGAACTAACTCCAATTCTAACAATCttcatttcaacttaaacaatcattctcgaaacatggccatcagtagccatttttaaactcagaaatggtcatcagtaaccatcttcttcgaattctaactcttgaaaggatattctttctaaacgaaatcttcagctaacaataataatttagaattttttaataagattttttttatgaCAAGCTTGTatatattttactaacttatattttattcaatcccaatttaaaatgtattttagttCATCGTTtatacctttttttttctttcattttcattcttattatttaaacaaaaatttatttttatcttttataatttattttaatttaaattgaaataaatatgTATGAAATATCATTTATGTTTGTTTACAATTTTAAGTTAGTTGAACCGTTAATTTTAACAaatacttcaattaacttatcagTTATCAGTATGAACCATCAAGTATATGCtgtaagctatcagtcatcagctataaCTTGAAGTTTTTAACtgcttaaaatatatttaattattgaatatatatattttttataatttgtttaatttttaatcaattataaaaccaattttctcataaaaaattaAAGCATATTAtcagaataaaagaaaaagataataataataataataaaagaaaaaactatTTAGTAAGTGAAAtccttttataaataataataataataaaagcaatCTTATTATTCTTTACACTTTAAATCAAGTATATCTGTATGGGGATATGATCAAATGAGGCAGCTGCTAATATGCATAAACATTTATTTATGTATGGTGCAAAAGTTAACCTAAGCCCTTGGATCAATATTTCCATCTAATGGCTAGAAATCACCatatatatatttactaaaaacagaagaaaaaaacGTTTTCGTGATTTTGTCCTTCTCAATTCAACGACTCAGACATCATTTTCTTCTCAACTCACCACCGTCGCCACCGCTGCACCGTCGCCACCGCCTGCACCGTCGCCACCGCCAATCTCCGCCGATCACTACTGTCTTCATCCTTCCTTCTCAACACATCACCACTGTTGCCATGCTTCCTTCCCAACACCTAATCACCGTCGCCTTTCTTCGCCGCCATCAATAACTCATTCCGGTGATTCCTCACAGCTCACTTTCATCCACGAAATCATAGGTATTGAATTTTAAACTtgttaaattgaattttagatgATTCACACTTCAATTTCTGAATTTCTATAGAACTGAATGTTTTACCTAATTCAAGAATTCATTGAGTAATGTATGTACTATGGTTGAGTAGTGTTACGATTCCATGAGTAATGTATATTTTGATAGAATAACCTTGCATACTTCCATGAGTAATGTgcaatatattttgatataataacCTTGCCTACTGTAtaatattaaattgaattttacaaTTCCCACTTCAATTTCTGATTTCTTTCTTGCAATATGTGATTACCTAATCGAGAATTCATCGAGTAATGTGTAATATGGTTGAGTAATGTTAGGATTCCATGAGTAATGTGCAATATATTTTGATAGAATAACCTTGACTGTGTAATATTGAATATGCATATCTATCTGTCTTATTATTAAAGTTGTAATTTGTATTATGTAGGTTGTGTTGCTAATGGATGAGATATCGTCTTCCACAAATGTCACTCAAGATGTTGGTTCAATCTCCGATGAAAATAAAGAATCGTGGCAACATTTTGTCTTCCACGAGCTTTCATCAATCAAGGATTTCTATGCTAAATACGCTCATGAAAAGGGATTTAGCGTGAGAAGAAATTTGCACTCCTTCTATGATTCTCGTAACAAAAAAACGGACATTGTGCAATATATCCGTTATGTTTGTAACAAGCATGGTTTCAAGCACGGAAGTCGGGCGGATCCTAAGAACAAGACAAACTCGGATACTCCTGTTCTCATTGAATATCAGAAAGAGAAAGAACTTCCCGAGGAAAGGACTGGTTGCCCAGCTAGTATTTCGTTGAAGTATGATTCCAATGTTAAAGGTTATCACATATACAAATGGAATGTTACTCATAACCACCCTCTCCATAAACCCGAGCATTCGCATTACTTGAGATCGGCTCGAGAGATTAGTGAGCCTCAAAAACAACTTGCTATAATAAATTCAAAATCAGGCATGTCTGTAAGATCCTCCTTTCAAGTTATGCGTCAAATAGCTGGTGGTTCAAAGAACCTTGGGTATTGCTTCCAAGATTTAAAGAACTTTCTCACCACTGTTCGACAAAAGGAAATGGTCATTGGTGATGCAACTATTATCCAAGAATATCTTAGAAACGAAGCTTTGAGGAACCCGTCATTTTATTATGATAtccaagtagattctgaagagaaCATAGCTAGTATTTTCTGGTCAGATGCAATCATGCAGCAAGACTATGAATTATTTGGTGATCTCATCAGTTTCGACACTACTTATCGAACAAATACGGAGTATCGCCCATTAGGTATGTGTTCTATTCATTTCACTACTATTATATCAAGCTtccattttattttgtaattatcaGTGTGTTGATATATTCTCTCTACCATATTTATTATTACATCATGGTATATTAATATAAAGATATATTGATAACATCCTTTGTTTTAGGTATGACACTGCTTTTAGATTGATATCATCAATTGTTTTAACTTTTTCGTTATATGTTTTTGTCACACATACCAGCTCCGTTCCTTGGATTTGACAACCACCGTAAGAGTGTATTATTTGGTTGTGCCCTGCTCTACGATGAGACTTCAGCAAGTTTTTATTGGTTGTTTACCACTTTCCTGAAGTGCATGAAAAATAAGAAACCCATTACAATTTATACAGACCAAGCTTCTGCTTTGATGAAGTCAGTTCCAAACATCTTCCCCGATGTCTTCcatgggttgtgttcttggcacaTGGGGGAGAATGCAAAGTCCAACTTAGGCTCTCGTtg from Vicia villosa cultivar HV-30 ecotype Madison, WI linkage group LG4, Vvil1.0, whole genome shotgun sequence encodes the following:
- the LOC131597193 gene encoding protein FAR1-RELATED SEQUENCE 5-like encodes the protein MDEISSSTNVTQDVGSISDENKESWQHFVFHELSSIKDFYAKYAHEKGFSVRRNLHSFYDSRNKKTDIVQYIRYVCNKHGFKHGSRADPKNKTNSDTPVLIEYQKEKELPEERTGCPASISLKYDSNVKGYHIYKWNVTHNHPLHKPEHSHYLRSAREISEPQKQLAIINSKSGMSVRSSFQVMRQIAGGSKNLGYCFQDLKNFLTTVRQKEMVIGDATIIQEYLRNEALRNPSFYYDIQVDSEENIASIFWSDAIMQQDYELFGDLISFDTTYRTNTEYRPLAPFLGFDNHRKSVLFGCALLYDETSASFYWLFTTFLKCMKNKKPITIYTDQASALMKSVPNIFPDVFHGLCSWHMGENAKSNLGSRCNGAFLDELHHLVSNVDDEAEFDFNWNKMLQNCFGGKATSEFTWLVQIHRNRTQWSSALVKSHFTAGLKTTQLSESFNAFLRHFLQPDHSLVQFFIHFNVMVEKMRDNHADCDFKAANTRPRNNYPNSQLMRSVVAKYTPASFAFIHKQYDLSFKYYYEEVTSRSSISNRVFKVFTIQLVRDADEMDFDNDATANVYMSVEEVPENFLPNDQDPL